TCCACCATGCCAAAACAACTGCGAATTTCACCTGTCATGAGTGGCTTTAAATACGTATTCTTCTGCTGTTCACTTCCAAACATGGATAATAGTTCAATATTGCCAATATCCGGTGCTTGGCAATTAAAAGTATAATGACCCAGGGGAGAGCGGCCCAGAATTTCACTTACGGCCGCAAATTCCATAAAAGGAAATCCCATTCCACCATGTTCTTTTTTGAGGTAGGGCGCCCATAATCCTAGTTGTTTTACTTGGGAACGTTTTTCTTCTAATTTTGGCAATAGTTCATCAAACTTTTGATTGAGCAAAAGGGGCTCTATGGGAATCAATTCATTTTCAACAAATTTCCGGTATTGTTCTAAATAGTTTTTCATGGTTTTCCTTTAAATAGTTTGGCCGCCATCAATTGTAAATACTTCTCCCGTGGCAAATGAAGATGCGTCTGAAGCGAGGTAAAGGGCAATGCCGGAAATCTCTTCTGGCTCGGCCATCCGTCTTTGGGGGATTCCTTTGAGAACAGATTCATTTGCTTTTTCATCCATCCACAGGGCAGAACTAAATTTGGTTTTAATAAAGCCCGGCGCAATGGCATTCGCTTGGATATTGCTTTTGGCCAACTCCTGCCCAAGAACTTTAGTAAGCATAATGACGGCACTTTTACTGATGCAATAAATACCCATTCCAGGAAGAGCATGTTTCCCGGCGATGGAAGTAATATTGATAATTTTTCCGCCGCCCCGTTCAGTCATGGAGGGGACGCAGGCCTTAGCAACTTTATAATAACCCTTCACATTTACATCCCATATTTTATCCCATTGGGTATCATCAGAAGTAAACAAGGGACCGTAGTGAGGATTGGTGGCAGCATTATTCACCACAATATCGATGCCGCCAAATTTTTCTACAGCTCGTTCCACCATAGATTGGATGGATTTTTCATCCCCGGTGTGAACTGAAACCGCCAATACATTTCCGCCATTTTTAGACAGTGATTCGGCCGCTTCATCCAGATCTTTTTGGGTACGGCTTGCGATGATGAGATTTGCACCATGCTCTAAAAATTTTTCTGCCATGGCAAAGCCAATTCCCCGGGAGCCTCCGGTGATAAGGGCTACTTTACCGCTCAAGTCAAAAGAAGATGACATTTTTTTCTC
The DNA window shown above is from Candidatus Neomarinimicrobiota bacterium and carries:
- a CDS encoding SDR family oxidoreductase encodes the protein MSSSFDLSGKVALITGGSRGIGFAMAEKFLEHGANLIIASRTQKDLDEAAESLSKNGGNVLAVSVHTGDEKSIQSMVERAVEKFGGIDIVVNNAATNPHYGPLFTSDDTQWDKIWDVNVKGYYKVAKACVPSMTERGGGKIINITSIAGKHALPGMGIYCISKSAVIMLTKVLGQELAKSNIQANAIAPGFIKTKFSSALWMDEKANESVLKGIPQRRMAEPEEISGIALYLASDASSFATGEVFTIDGGQTI